Proteins from a single region of Rhea pennata isolate bPtePen1 chromosome 4, bPtePen1.pri, whole genome shotgun sequence:
- the LOC134139873 gene encoding general transcription factor IIE subunit 1-like: protein MEEQNVITEVPAALKRLAKYMVRGFYGIEYSLALDILIRYPCVKEDDLLQLLKYERKQLRTILNTLKADKFVKLRMRVETGPNGKSTRHNYYYINYKVLVDVVKYKLDHIRRKIEADERDSTTRSSFKCPSCSSTYTDLEVNQLFDVFTETFRCTYCSTEVEEDASALPKRDARTLLARFNEQIEPIFLLLQETEDIVLPYDLLEPQPTEIPELSESFDHKACSSMLASSTRPEKWANRSSSFGNMYIQNFVIDVQDSEPKKKREKATKEQPVWMSQSTVEGATAATNSTAGVHTSEEIEESGKKNVTDSEIIKTLLIHESKSSSGTEHAPLVKSKLPESESNTSESEEDTKHSRTEVTEVVGSNFEQEEEQETLDPILMVAGQPHSYSEVNENPELVRLMTNEEREAYVKVGQEMFQSVFE, encoded by the exons ATGGAAGAACAGAATGTCATTACCGAGGTCCCAGCAGCATTAAAGCGTCTAGCCAAATACATGGTGCGTGGTTTCTATGGAATAGAGTACTCATTGGCCCTCGATATATTGATCCGCTACCCCTGTGTCAAAGAAGATGACTTGTTACAGTTGCTCAAATATGAACGTAAGCAATTGCGTACCATCCTCAACACGCTCAAAGCAGATAAATTTGTCAAGTTGCGTATGCGAGTTGAAACAGGGCCTAATGGGAAGAGCACAAGGCACAATTACTATTATATCAACTATAAGGTGCTGGTGGATGTGGTAAAATACAAACTGGATCATATACGCCGGAAGATAGAAGCAGATGAGCGAGATTCAACTACCAGGTCATCTTTCAAATGTCCATCTTGCTCCAGCACTTACACAGACCTGGAAGTCAACCAGCTGTTTGATGTATTTACAG AGACTTTCCGCTGCACTTATTGCAGTACTGAAGTAGAGGAGGACGCCTCAGCACTTCCCAAGCGAGATGCTCGAACTTTGCTAGCAAGATTCAATGAGCAGATTGAACCTATCTTTCTGCTATTGCAAGAGACTGAGGACATTGTACTGCCATACGACTTGCTGGAGCCCCAGCCTACAGAAATCCCAGAATTATCAGAGAG ctttgaTCATAAGGCATGTTCAAGCATGCTGGCATCTAGCACACGACCTGAAAAATGGGCCAACAGGAGTTCCTCTTTTGGTAATATGTACATCCAAAACTTTGTTATTGATGTTCAAGACTCTGAGcccaagaagaaaagagaaaaagcaactaAAGAACAACCTGTTTGGATGTCTCAGAGTACTGTGGAAGGAGCAACAGCAGCCACCAACAGTACTGCTG GAGTACATACTTCAGAAGAAATTGAAGAAAGTGgtaaaaaaaatgtcactgatAGTGAAATTATCAAGACTCTTCTGATCCATGAATCCAAGTCATCTTCTGGCACTGAGCATGCTCCTCTTGTCAAAAGCAAGCTACCTGAATCAGAAAGCAACACGAGTGAATCTGAGGAAGACACTAAGCATTCAAGAACAGAAGTAACAGAAGTGGTTGGCAGCAACTTTGAACAGGAGGAGGAACAGGAAACCCTAGATCCCATTTTAATGGTAGCTGGTCAGCCTCACTCATATAGTGAAGTTAATGAAAATCCAGAGCTTGTGCGTCTCATGACaaatgaagagagagaagctTACGTAAAAGTAGGACAAGAAATGTTCCAGTCTGTCTTTGAATAA